One region of Terriglobia bacterium genomic DNA includes:
- a CDS encoding DUF481 domain-containing protein, producing MKRLTLVLALMVLACLTVVADQITLKNGDRLTGDIIKSNDKALVIKTEFAGEVTVQWGAVDTISSTQTLHVALKDGQTIVGTATPHDGKVQLQTRDAGPVFTTKDAIVGIRSDKEQAVYDAEAERLRHPHLTDYWGGFFDTGLSTTKGNSDTLSFVLGAKAVRAAPSDKITVYANSIFAKNSSTGTSVTTAHAITGGIRGDLNLSPRVFVFGFTDFEFDQFQKLDLRNVLGGGIGYHVVKTQHTVFDVFGGGAYDQAYYSTGVNLKGAEVVVGEELSYKTSNRSSLSERFQFFPSLSNTGQYRTTFDSTVTTRISNWLNWQASFGDRYVSNPIAGIKKNDLLLTTGIRLTFGKGGF from the coding sequence ATGAAAAGACTGACTTTGGTTTTGGCACTTATGGTTCTGGCGTGTCTCACCGTAGTCGCCGATCAGATCACTTTGAAAAATGGGGATCGACTAACTGGAGACATCATAAAGTCGAACGACAAAGCTCTCGTCATCAAGACGGAATTTGCCGGGGAAGTGACCGTCCAGTGGGGAGCGGTGGATACGATCAGTTCGACGCAAACGCTTCACGTCGCCCTCAAAGATGGGCAGACCATTGTCGGAACGGCAACGCCCCATGATGGCAAAGTGCAGTTGCAGACTCGGGACGCCGGTCCGGTCTTCACTACCAAGGATGCAATCGTAGGCATCCGTTCCGATAAGGAGCAAGCCGTCTACGACGCGGAAGCGGAACGATTGCGGCATCCTCACCTCACCGACTATTGGGGTGGGTTCTTCGATACCGGCCTGAGCACTACGAAAGGCAACTCAGATACGCTGAGCTTCGTGCTTGGTGCTAAGGCGGTGCGAGCAGCGCCGAGTGACAAGATTACCGTCTATGCCAACTCCATCTTCGCCAAGAACAGCTCTACAGGCACATCTGTCACCACAGCGCACGCGATCACAGGCGGGATTCGTGGGGACTTGAACTTGAGCCCTCGGGTGTTTGTGTTTGGTTTCACCGATTTCGAATTTGACCAATTCCAAAAGCTTGACTTGCGGAACGTCCTCGGAGGCGGGATTGGCTACCATGTTGTGAAAACCCAACACACGGTTTTCGACGTGTTCGGTGGAGGCGCGTACGATCAGGCATATTACTCGACAGGCGTCAATCTGAAGGGCGCCGAAGTGGTCGTTGGTGAGGAGTTGTCCTATAAGACCTCAAACCGGTCGAGTCTATCGGAACGATTCCAGTTCTTCCCGAGCCTGAGCAACACGGGGCAATACCGCACTACATTCGATTCGACCGTGACGACCAGAATCAGCAACTGGCTCAACTGGCAAGCCTCTTTCGGAGATCGATACGTAAGCAACCCTATAGCGGGAATCAAGAAAAACGATCTGCTGCTGACGACAGGTATCCGCTTGACGTTTGGGAAAGGCGGCTTTTAG